In the genome of Arabidopsis thaliana chromosome 4, partial sequence, the window AAAAATAACCATCAATATTATAACCGAAAGTTGCAATGAAGAGACACAACCGAGGAAAAATAACcatcaatatttttacaaaaagttGTGataacaacacaaacaaaaaataaccgATAATATTAACGAAACATTACGATGATAaacacgaaaaaaaaaaaccccatcaatattttaatggaaatttgcgataaaaagataaaaaaaaacaaaaataatcgtCAATATTATAACGTAAAGTTGCAATAAAGAGACAACCGAGGAAAGTaatcatcaatatttttatgaaatttgtgATCAAAAGATACtaacagaaaaaataaccATAGATGTTAACGAAAAGTTattatgaaaatagaaaaatgaaaagttacgataaaaaacactaacaaaaaataaccgtAAATGTTTACAGAAAGTTACGATGAAAAGacatgaatgaaaaaaataaccgtcaatattttTTACGGAAAATTGCGATTAAATACACAACCTTTCAGAGTACAAAATGCATTTATTGAGattgttatttattatattttttttgtaaactagCGAGATTGTTATTATTAGTCGAATCAATATTGTAGGAAGAAGACCTAAAGACAAATTCGGAGGTCAATTAATAACGCGTTAAAGTATGTGAGGCACGTTCGAGTGGAATAGCGCGTTGGACAGCCCAACATGAATGAATGATCGACTTTTATTGAAAAAGCAAAACTAGGGCAAGAAAACGAAACGTCCACATTAGCCTATAAAATCACTAAACCTAAGAGCAAAGCACATTCACGGCGACTGGAAAGTAGAAAACCTTATTGCTTCCCgcagatctctctctctctctctcgtaaCTGTTTGTTCGATGGCACTGAAGAAGGCGGAAGAAGTGATCGAGAGCCCTCCTACTTcaagtgaagaagaggaatcTGGCTCATAATCTGAGTCTGAAGGCGAAACTGAATCGGAGCCCGAGCCCGAGTCCGAGCCTGCTAAGACGATCAAGCCGATGCCTGTCGTGACCAAACCAATTCCAGAGACGTCCGCGAATGTACCTGAGACTTCAACGGCTAAGCGTCCTTTGAAGGAAGCTGCTCCTGAAGCTATTAAGAAGCAGAAGACATCGGAAGTTGAGCATGTGAAGAAGCCGACAACTAATGATGAGGTTAAGAAGATTGCTGGAGAGGATGCTAAGAAGATGTTGTTTCAGAGATTGTTCAGTGAGGCTGACGAAATCGCTTTGCTTCAAGGTTTAATCGATTTCACATCTACCAAAGGAGATCCTTATGAGATATTGATGCTTTTTGCATTTATGTGAAGAAACTGATCGAGTTCGATGCTaccaaaaaccaaattgtTACTAAACTtcagaggttgaagaagaagtttaatAACGCTGTGAAGAATGCGCGTAAGAAGGGTCAGACAGAAGATGAGGTCGAGTATGCTaaagagagtgagaaaaaACGTTTTGACTTGTCCATAATGATTTGGGGGAGCAACGGTGTTTTGGTTGCTGGTAaatcatcaaagaagaaagttgcaCCCAAAGAGATGAAACCTGAAGAAACAGACGCAAAGGTTGTGAACGAAGGTCTCTCCATTGGTAGAGAGATGGTGCCGTTCGGGAGTTCTTGTGGTTTGGATGAATCTAAATTAACTACGGGTTGGGAAAATGTTGAGGATGGAGctgagaagagagaagtgGAGGAAAAATGGAAGAAGTTTAAGGATAAGCTGTTTGAGCTACTTTACGAGAGGTCTGTGCTTATGAACAAAACTGAAGCGATGATGTTCAAAGCTGAATCTTGAGCggtttgtctttttatttcttattatgcattttgagtctttttgttaGCTTGTGGAACTAAATCCTTATCTAAGTCTTTTTCGTATTTTCTTTATGCCCCTATATAATGTTGGATGTTTGGTTTGGGTATAAAAcccttttatttattattcttgTTCGGTTTCTATGATATTAGACAGAAGATGGATTAGCCCTATTAGTTCTTCGACTTGTCAATGTGTGTTATCATATGCATACCTTGTGAAGTTCAGCTGGTGTTGGACTGCACTGTTAAGAGGCAAAATTCATAATCATATGTGTTAGCAATTTACATATCGATAAGATACCAGAATGGTACATGTCCCGAGACCCGAGTTAATGTTCTGCTTGATCGAGTTTCTACTGCTCTCCATGTCGTGGAGACATAACAGCGTTTTGTCACATTTTTTCCACAACCTGTTACAGTGTTCTGTGAGCTTTGATCTCCAGTCgaacatgaaaaaaacaacGTACTAAATAGTTGAGGCATGACTGTATTAAAAGGTCATAGTTCTCCTTATccaaatcttttgtttgtttcgaTTTTCTAGCCGGACATTTTTGCTTAGGAGTAGCAAAATGATAACTAATGAGCAAAGTTAAATATATTACTAAAGGAATAGAAGATATttattacttacaaaaaaatctcatcCTCATTCTTTTGAAAATGGAAGATTTGGGAAATCGTCATAGGTTTGGGAAACACTAGACAGAGCGTACTTCCCGAGAACTCTACGAAGcttaaatcaagaaaattggGAAAATGgtatagaaaatatatgatgTATTTAACATGTCTCTATGTAGAATATGAATCTATGGGAGAGAGAATGAAGTTTTCGAATGTCATGTGTTGGGTTGTGATACACTTGCTCTTTTGCCTACTCCCCTTGACTATGAGATGGTTCAGGAACATGCTTAAAGGGTAGTTTTGTGCCTCTGCCCTCTGTATAATAGAGTCAAGTCCCCTATGCAGGCTTTCGTCGGCTGCAATCAACCTATTCTAGTTCTACTTTGTAGTTTAGACATCCAATTTACAGTTTAAACATTATTAATGTTCGGCTTCTAAGTTCTCACAAGTAGAGAGAAAACAAGAGTCATCATTAAACAAGTAGTCACCCAAAATCACAGCCTAACTTATAGATTGCCAATCAAGAATCTTTCAACATGCGACATCGCGACACTATCTTCCTGAACTCATCCAAGCTTATGTAACGCCCGTGTCCCGAGTTAGGGAGTAAGCAAGATCTTACACACGCCgaattcgaggacgaattCAGTTTAAGGGGGGTAGACTTGTAACGACCGCGTCCTGCGTTCATAAAGAGGCCAGgttgttttaggagaaaactaGACCATGGTCAAGAAACGGACTAAAATACTTAGTCAGAAGAACGAGAAAGTTCAAGCTGaaccagctaggtgagctggaCAAGCTAGGATGAACTAGCTAGCTAAGTTAGGTGAGCTAAACCAGCTGGAAGACTAGCTAGctcagctaggtgagctgaccGACAGCTCGACTGAGCTCGGTGAGCTGATCGTGTACTGACCCAGCTGGGTGGTCATTCTAAGTAAGATCTTGCTTACTCCATTCGTTAAACGACTCGTCATCGGTTGTGAATTGATGAACCAATCCCTATCGTTACTTAACCatacaaccaaccaaccccACTGGTCTAAGTACAACGATAGAGATTGGGGATCGTACGATTCCCTTGGTTCACGATGACCGAATCAAACTCTTGGCTTATTGGTCCATCCGTCCTCTAAACGTACTCCCCTTCGGTTCCATGGTGGACGATTGAGCCCTTGGCTTATCGAACCATCCATGTTTCCGATCCGGTCATTTACTACGACCGCCCACGGTTTACTAACCGTTTATCCGTCCGGTCTATGGTGGTCGATAAAGCTTTCGGCTTATTGATCCATCCATACGATCCGAACTATATCCTTATCACACCCAAGGGTCCGTGGATTCATCCACTGGATCATCTTCGGCTAGCCCATGAAATCCTTCTTCCGTCGGCCTTAGGTTTGCTCGTGGGTCCAATATCCGTTTTGTCCATCGGTTCTCACCGTGGACTTTCCCGTTGGTTATCCATCGAGTCACCCTTTGGTCTTACCGATCTTTGATCGGTTTCACCATGGCTGAGGAGATAGATACATGAAGGCGGCCGCGATGTTGATCCTATATGGTGAATCACGTTCCTTACCCATTCTTGGTGCTTTCTCCCTTTACCGGTAAGATTGCATCCATGGGCGACCCTTGGGTGTGTTCGGATGCACTTATCCTTGTGCTTCCTCGAACACTTTTCTCGATCCATCCCatccgacgatcggtctgtccGACCCGTTCCGTCAGACGATCGGCCTGTCCCATCCGACCcgtccgacgatcggtctgtccgatccgtctggccgatccgatcTGTCTGACGATCggtctggccgatccgatccAACGATCGGTCTACCAGATCCGATTCGTCTCTAAGACGAACGGTCTACCCTCTCCATCCTCTACACTCCATCGAACCGTTGGACCGGGAGGTAGTTAGCGCATCAGTTCGGTCGAGTTATACTCGCCGAGCCGCACCCCCTTTCCGACCAACAACTCTAGGATGTGTTGGGACTCctttaagaatgttttatgGTGTTTGGATGTTGTGAGATGATGAGAGATTATTGTGAGATTGTGAGATTATTCCAAATGCCTTGGGCGTcctcccttatatagggggcgaatggatgcttcccgaagcatcacatccgttccttgcactcctccgaaaggtcacatccgttcTTTGCATCCTTTcgaaaggtcacatccgttcTTTGCATCTATTGGGCGATGCAACCGTTCGTTGGTACCCACTCGACCTTACACCTTTTGGTCGAGACACCTCTTCACCCGTGAGCTACCACAGTCCCCCAGCTCGAGTATCAGCTGACCGGACCACCCAACTGGGTCAGTACACGATCAGCTCACCGAGCTCAGTCGAGCTGTCggtcagctcacctagctgagCTAGCTAGTCTTCCAGCTGGTTTAGCTCACCTAGCTTAGCTAGCTAGTTCATCTTAGCTTGTCCAGCTTACCTATCTGGTTCAGCTTGAACATTCTCGTTCTTCTGACTAAGTATTTTAGTCCGTTTCCTGACCATGGTCtagttttctcctaaaacaacCTGGCCTCTTTATGAACGTGGGACGCGGTCGTTACAGCTTAGCTGCCCAAAATTAAAGATGTTTAGCAATAATGTTTCTCTAATAAACGTGAATACCTTCAACTTAGTACCCACCTTTCCGTCCTTGTCCATGTCAAAGGAACGAATCATGTCTTGTAATTCCTCTTCTGTCCATGTGAAGTCATGCACCGTTGCCATTTTCGCCACATCTCTCCGAGTAATGAACCCTTTTCCACCTTCTGACAAAAATCGCAGAGACTCAATGGAGTTAAAAACcattcaaacacaaaagataGAAATTGCACAATCGATATATTACCATCAAACTGACAGAAGTACATGACCAATTCATCTTGTGTCATCTGCATCTTGCTCATCAATTCCTACGAATGAGACAAGACAAATGCACATCAAGGACATCCTCCTAGACTGTTAAGTAACAGTAATACACTAATActtgatgtaaaaaaaaaaccctgtcttttcttcttcatagttGCAGCCTCTTTATCGCTTCTCGTATTTTTCGTACGAGAGCCTCCTGCAACAGAGCCCTGTAGAGAAAGCGCTATTGCCTGCAAGCACTAAAACCAGTACCTTGTTCATGTCTATGTCAATTCTGAAGCTATCGAATTTGCAGCATTACAATGTGAATACCTTGTCtaagtcatcatcatcctcaccAAGGAAAACTGATGTATTCAAAATCTTCCTAGATGAGACTCTTCTCTTGGATGCAGAGGACTGGTTCTTAAATACAAGTCACAAGAAACCAGAGTAAAGATCAAATGGCACATTAACATTAAACACAATTACAAATTGCCTTCAAGCCAGAGAGTAACCATCATTCACTGCTTCATTCATCGGATACAAGTTGACACAAGCAAAATTGTTACCTTTCTTTTACGAGTTGAATTACACAGAAACTCCTCGTCTTCGtcctcatcaccatcaccatcggCGATTACGGGTGTATaatcatcgtcttcttcaccgGAATTCCGAGTGCATCCAATCTCGCTTTGTTCTCAGCGATCCTTGACAACCTCTGCTTCTCATATTCCGAGATTTTCCCCTTTATCGGCTCCGATTCGTTGCCGGAACTCGAGCTCGAACTCTCTCGTTCACTTCCTGAGCTCTCTCCCTCCGATTCTCCCCTCGCCATTGTTAGCTAATTAGGAATTTGATTCTCCAGAGTTTgggatttgtttattttgccGCCTCCAACAATCGTTTAAGTTGGGTTTAACTTGGGCTCATATTAAGACCAATTACTTGGGCCCATATTAAGACCAATTACTTGGGCCCTCATTGAACACTTCTATAATGAGAGAATTTAGAATACCCAATAGCCGATTGATTATGTTGGGCTTTACCTTGGGCCCATATTGATATTACAGCCCAAATACTTGGACTCTCATTGAACACTCTGCTGATAAATCATTGAAAACCCAATAGCTCATGAtgatcattatttttattttttttaatatttgaaagTTTAAGTCGAGAGGCCCTATATTTCCTAGAATTcacatcaaattaaatttatttccttAGGAGAAAAAATCCCTTACAACATAACTCGAACTAAACACCTCTGCTTGGGAGATTTATCATTAGGCTAACAGTACGTTGGTATTTTATGATCATAATTGTGATGGGTCAAGTTGTTTTTACATATCGAGTGTGGACATATTTAATTCAAAGGATTGAAAACACATCCGAAAAAGGATTCGTATATGTGATATTTTCCGTGTTTACcgcattattttttttatagtttgctttgtttcttgtgggatatttcatgtattttgtttgaaacagATTAGTTTTGTCCAACCATATTGCGTATACGATCCatacaaaataagaaagtttCCACCTTTCGTTCTATATGATCATATGAAGGAAGGAGAGAGCGCAATGCGAATGGTGTGAAACGTGTTATTGGTAAGATAATGCATGGCCTACACccactttctctttctttttttttcttaatttatttattttgtcgtCAGTATAGtttgatatgtatatatatataaaagtagcCATAAGAAGATTTTGTGGGGATGGAAATACCGCGTTGTTAATAAGCTGACTTGACTTGTAAATAgataaaggaagaaaaaaggccaaaagagaaaacacaaaagactaaagataagaacaaaagaaacatgtaACTGATTTTCAAGGACATGAGTATGGTCTATGTatataaattcataaatatatagcGTAATATGGAACTAGATAATAAGAGTAGTGAAGTGTATATGTACGTGTATACAACTTAAGCAATATAAAGGCATGCATAGAGATGGAAATAAACATGTGTAGAGTTTGATGATCTAACATTAATAAAGGATTCCACTGTTACGAATCTTGATGAACTTGAGTAGAGTTTGTTTATTGAAATAAATAGACtaactaagaaaataaatgaagtaCTTGTAAAGTGAGAGGTTGAGGAGCAGATATGGTGGGCAAGCTTGGCATCTACAAAAGTTGAGATGGAGATTGAAAGAGAGTAAAAATTGTATCAAAAGCTTCTCtcattaaattatttatttaactaataaataaacacaagtaagaaaagaattttaaaattaaaaataatataaatacatttttaacttttgttatGCACACAAAAACACACCCATCAATTTCAGATCCCTCGCTCTCCACcttattatatatctttttagGGGGTCGGAATTATATTACGTACAACCTTTTGTTGGTAtactcctcttcttcttcttcttttgtgcaACCGTATACTCATTTTCTCAAATTCAATGtttctaaattatatatattaaacacaCATTTGGTAGTAGCAAACTTGTCGCTTTggattttatcattttaattaCAGTTCGTATAAATATCTGTTGACCCTTATTAATATGATTGAACAAACAACTAATTTGACTAAAATGCGTCATCATAGCAAATGTATGTTATGTTGAAATAATGATCTCTTACATACCACTTTGAAAAGGGATCGAGGATGCATGATGCGTGATGCGTTCCACCATCCGGTGCCTTTCGTTGTATCACAATATATGAGGTTATGTTAGTGCCATCGTTTATAAACCAATTGTTGGAAATTTGgaattatatacatatacatttaaCGCACAATATCAACATTGCAATACTCGTAGTGATTGAGATTTTGGACGTAGAAGTTTTTAacaactaataataaaatacttGAAAAACAGTGGGATGATGGAAGACAGATGTGAGTTAAAGTCtgattataacaaaatcaaaatcttccTAACTCCTAGGAGAGTCTTCTTTGAGACAAAAGTACATATGCGGTGTCTAAAAggagtaaaagaaaaatgataactCAATTAGTTGAAGGACAAATAACACCAAAAGCTGCgtattttatcatcattttactttttgtaagCAATGAATAGAAAAAAGCAATGAATAGCCTGTTGTTATTCATTTCTTAATGACATGTCACACATACAATATAGTGAAAGATGAAACccagcaaacaaaaaaaaaaggaagagaaagttTGATAGCTTTCTAATATGTATTTCCCTGTCCATATATTATCAAGAGTATGCTTCGATGTGTGATCAGTCCCGTCTACCCCATGGCAACATAGGCATTTGCTATGGGTTAAAAgctattttcaaaaataaattgtgaaGAAATACTTTACACTCACGTATGTATATTAAATGATGGAATACGTGAGTGTAAAGTAGAGTAGTTCTAATAGTATTTATCAGTGATTGATTACATCAATTTTAATTCTAATAGTATTTGCTAGACCTCGCCTGGACCGGTCAATGTTTCTACTTACTGCGCTCATCAAACGGTTACCATTTGAATCTAGACATGTGATATATGATGAGTGACTACGTCGGCGCGTCTTAGTGGAGCCGAGCCTGCGTGACCCAGGCCTTGCTTGTTGCGTGACTAGCTTATGTTCACGTAGGCATGTTACAAATCAATACACACATTAGTTGACAAAAACTGACCGTTGATTTGGTTGATCATCTCTCACAGGGAAACGACACATGTGTTTCTGCCGTACACGTGTAGATTGACCGATCACGACCGGTCTTCTGCTTGAGGACACGGCTTATGATCTGTCAAAACTAAACTATTCACATTCAATCAAATGTGTCTGTATCCAACCAACGTTTATTGCACAAGAGACAATAACTTGCGGCATATTGTCATTTTTCACTCACAAATTTTAGTCGTCTTTCTCCATTTAATCAACTCTTGATATGTTTCTAAAACGGAAATCTTTTGTAATGCTTAATTAGGACCTTAGatgtttgaatatatattttaaataattatcctaaatgatgttttaataTAAAGAGTAAACCAAAATATGTTGGTTTGTATTACTTAGATTAGCTTGTAATCTTTTTATTGAAATGAAATCTTCACattaaaaccccaaaaaaaacatgttgaTGTATTGTATACACTTGGTTTGTTTCTGAAATATTTCTATAGAGAAATGCAGTTAATGCGTAAAGCAAATGGGCgcattatatatgtaatgcGTATGGACCATTTAAAGGAGAAAAAGCAAACCTTTGTTTCGtcggagaaaaaaaaaggttagaaACGGCGCACACAAAAATGTATTGTGgtccaaataaataaaataatacaagaCCCATGTGACATCATGGAGacatatgtttataaattaaaaatagaccCCTCGCAAAGACACAAACCACAACAAACTCTAACCattatataatcatataatcaCAATAATGAGCAGTAGCTTTCTGCCTCGCATCAAAATCAACACCccattcatttttaattagaaaaatatagtattGAGCTAATCCAAGCATTATTCTATCACGTTATTTAGTCGATCAAAAATAATCCCcacaattaatatatattgaatgtGTTATACAATAAGTGTTTGATAATCAGACAATTAATTAACTTCtcacaaaaatttatatatttgtgtgaaacttaaatttaaaaatccatCGCACTgagcaaaataaaatcagaaactaaaaatttgTCATTTAAGATAAATTGAATtaaggaaaatatttttttaataattgaaacTCCGGTGGAAATCAGGAGGAGCGACATCTCCATGCTGAAACTCCGACGAGTTCTGTCCTTTGCCAACATAGGAGAAGTGAGTTATGTTTCTTCTCGACGTGAAAGCCTCTCACTGGCGTCCGTTGGACTAAACACTCGGCTTGAGACTCCGTGAAGTTACTGTGCGTCACCGGTGAGAAACCCATCTGTAGAAACATCGCTTGCCACGTCATCATCGGCCTTTCTATCGGACGGCTACGATCCAACACCAGCTTCTCTATCTCCGGCTGTATAAG includes:
- a CDS encoding DNA-binding storekeeper protein-related transcriptional regulator (DNA-binding storekeeper protein-related transcriptional regulator; INVOLVED IN: biological_process unknown; LOCATED IN: mitochondrion; CONTAINS InterPro DOMAIN/s: Protein of unknown function DUF573 (InterPro:IPR007592); BEST Arabidopsis thaliana protein match is: DNA-binding storekeeper protein-related transcriptional regulator (TAIR:AT4G25210.1); Has 94 Blast hits to 94 proteins in 6 species: Archae - 0; Bacteria - 0; Metazoa - 0; Fungi - 0; Plants - 93; Viruses - 0; Other Eukaryotes - 1 (source: NCBI BLink).), which gives rise to MMRLRRLLERMLRRCCFRDCSVRLTKSLCFKKLIEFDATKNQIVTKLQRLKKKFNNAVKNARKKGQTEDEVEYAKESEKKRFDLSIMIWGSNGVLVAGKSSKKKVAPKEMKPEETDAKVVNEGLSIGREMVPFGSSCGLDESKLTTGWENVEDGAEKREVEEKWKKFKDKLFELLYERSVLMNKTEAMMFKAES
- the EDA34 gene encoding Calcium-binding EF-hand family protein (embryo sac development arrest 34 (EDA34); INVOLVED IN: polar nucleus fusion; LOCATED IN: chloroplast; BEST Arabidopsis thaliana protein match is: calmodulin-related (TAIR:AT1G73440.1); Has 80 Blast hits to 56 proteins in 14 species: Archae - 3; Bacteria - 0; Metazoa - 4; Fungi - 0; Plants - 72; Viruses - 0; Other Eukaryotes - 1 (source: NCBI BLink).); its protein translation is MARGESEGESSGSERESSSSSSGNESEPIKGKISEYEKQRLSRIAENKARLDALGIPAIALSLQGSVAGGSRTKNTRSDKEAATMKKKRQEGGKGFITRRDVAKMATVHDFTWTEEELQDMIRSFDMDKDGKVGTKLKVFTFIRETLLLNIFNFGQLSCRSSDGTGRTDRSSDGMDREKCSRKHKDKCIRTHPRVAHGCNLTGKGRKHQEWVRNVIHHIGSTSRPPSCIYLLSHGETDQRSVRPKGDSMDNQRESPR